One part of the Arabidopsis thaliana chromosome 1 sequence genome encodes these proteins:
- a CDS encoding p300/CBP acetyltransferase-related protein-like protein (p300/CBP acetyltransferase-related protein-related; BEST Arabidopsis thaliana protein match is: histone acetyltransferase of the CBP family 12 (TAIR:AT1G16710.2); Has 35333 Blast hits to 34131 proteins in 2444 species: Archae - 798; Bacteria - 22429; Metazoa - 974; Fungi - 991; Plants - 531; Viruses - 0; Other Eukaryotes - 9610 (source: NCBI BLink).), producing the protein MDNDVFQIRRSMRDAIFVQLEKRNPLPNDDASKGKHLDAAKRLEEGLFKMAMTKEEYLNPSTLESRLTSLIKGRQLNKYKHQHADSSTLGTTITPTPGVSAEPTMQDNENRDQCETEIAENLKSVSLEP; encoded by the exons ATGGACAATGATGTTTTCCAGATTCGCCGGTCCATGCGAGACGCTAT CTTCGTCCAGTTAGAGAAGCGAAACCCACTTCCGAATGATGATGCATCAAAGGGGAAGCATTTAGATGCTGCTAAACGCTTAGAGGAAGGACTTTTTAAAATGGCTATGACAAAG GAGGAATACTTGAACCCGTCAACTCTTGAATCTCGCTTGACAAGCTTAATAAAAGGCAGGCAATTGAATAAGTACAAGCACCAACATGCTGATTCTTCTACGCTTGGAACAACCATAACACCTACTCCAGGAGTCTCTGCTGAACCCACAATG cAGGATAATGAGAACAGAGATCAGTGCGAGACAGAGATTGCTGAGAATCTGAAGTCAGTGAGCCTTGAGCCATGA
- a CDS encoding p300/CBP acetyltransferase-related protein-like protein (p300/CBP acetyltransferase-related protein-related; BEST Arabidopsis thaliana protein match is: histone acetyltransferase of the CBP family 12 (TAIR:AT1G16710.2); Has 37 Blast hits to 37 proteins in 7 species: Archae - 0; Bacteria - 0; Metazoa - 0; Fungi - 0; Plants - 37; Viruses - 0; Other Eukaryotes - 0 (source: NCBI BLink).), with protein MDNDVFQIRRSMRDAIFVQLEKRNPLPNDDASKGKHLDAAKRLEEGLFKMAMTKEEYLNPSTLESRLTSLIKGRQLNKYKHQHADSSTLGTTITPTPGVSAEPTMDNENRDQCETEIAENLKSVSLEP; from the exons ATGGACAATGATGTTTTCCAGATTCGCCGGTCCATGCGAGACGCTAT CTTCGTCCAGTTAGAGAAGCGAAACCCACTTCCGAATGATGATGCATCAAAGGGGAAGCATTTAGATGCTGCTAAACGCTTAGAGGAAGGACTTTTTAAAATGGCTATGACAAAG GAGGAATACTTGAACCCGTCAACTCTTGAATCTCGCTTGACAAGCTTAATAAAAGGCAGGCAATTGAATAAGTACAAGCACCAACATGCTGATTCTTCTACGCTTGGAACAACCATAACACCTACTCCAGGAGTCTCTGCTGAACCCACAATG GATAATGAGAACAGAGATCAGTGCGAGACAGAGATTGCTGAGAATCTGAAGTCAGTGAGCCTTGAGCCATGA